One window from the genome of Carassius carassius chromosome 15, fCarCar2.1, whole genome shotgun sequence encodes:
- the LOC132157895 gene encoding tetratricopeptide repeat protein 24 isoform X2: MASDRSPVRDAQEKKKKKAERSGTDRADVQETDAQQEIQRLTAAGHAALQSGHNNTALQSFRSALQAASKLGEKRLRRSCTFNLGAAYVEAGEPQKGLDVLSRSQPGERGEWIADLQFNLATAHEALGDRTQAARHYLQAAQLYRSQGDAGAEGHTCVRLAHCHLLREQWDEAVASFQRAAESYKLAGNTSAAALALRDAGKHMMQSGRSSSDDIISVLTDSLEMSVNISDQQTLGKLLSDVALSFSQMRLFSEASECFEQALPLVSSKPHRLAVVLQNLGAVYNSLGQYEQSLRFHREAAALHGSLGSRGAQGRCFSNLGFALMELGELEEAWESYLHAQQSFRDTDDPSGQWQACEGLGGIKLQMKDPDKAAMYYKDALRLLCKCQDVSASVQEHLVSELSEALQQKLLLQQRGPHHDRRQPRMMAVRSDVQRWRREMQNGGNAPHGKQHSRTITSSETLLQQEQEPAHPHSTLPEANRNLNNTYDKAEVNQQIVPSESSGSPAHGDVSAVKPRQMNGRHPLVRSTVAPPITHPDSDEAPPLMRRLKSRFCTVM; the protein is encoded by the exons ATGGCCTCTGATAGGTCTCCAGTCAGAGATGCtcaagagaagaagaagaagaaagcggAGCGGAGCGGGACGGACAGAGCTGATGTGCAGGAGACAGACGCTCAGCAGGAGATCCAGAGACTGACCGCAGCTGGACATGCAGCTCTGCAGAGCGGACACAACAACACAGCGCTGCAGAGCTTCAGGAGCGCGTTACAGGCTGCCTCCAAG CTCGGAGAGAAGAGACTGCGGCGCAGCTGCACGTTTAATCTGGGCGCGGCGTACGTGGAGGCGGGCGAGCCTCAGAAGGGGCTGGATGTCCTGTCACGCTCACAGCCGGGCGAGAGAGGCGAGTGGATCGCAGACCTGCAGTTTAACCTGGCCACGGCCCACGAGGCTCTGGGGGACCGAACGCAGGCGGCGAGACACTATCTGCAGGCCGCACAGCTGTACAGATCACAGGGAGACGCCGGGGCCGAGGGACACACCTGCGTCAGACTCGCACACTGCCACCTGCTGAGAGAG CAGTGGGATGAGGCTGTAGCTAGTTTCCAGCGAGCCGCTGAGAGTTATAAACTAGCGGGAAACACATCTGCAGCTGCACTGGCACTGAGGGATGCTGGGAAACACATGATGCAGAGCGGCCGCAGCTCGAGCGATGACATCATCAGCGTGCTGACCGACAGCCTGGAGATGAGCGTGAACATAAGCGATCAGCAGACACTAG GGAAGCTGCTGAGTGATGTGGCTCTGAGTTTCTCTCAGATGAGGCTGTTCTCCGAGGCGTCCGAGTGTTTCGAGCAGGCGCTTCCTCTGGTCTCTTCCAAACCGCACAGACTGGCTGTGGTTCTGCAGAATCTGGGCGCCGTCTATAACAGTTTGGGTCAGTACGAGCAGTCCCTGAGGTTCCACCGAGAGGCAGCGGCGCTCCACG GCTCTCTGGGCAGTCGTGGAGCTCAGGGTCGCTGCTTCAGTAATCTGGGGTTTGCTCTGATGGAGCTGGGAGAGCTGGAGGAGGCGTGGGAGAGTTACCTACATGCTCAGCAGTCCTTCAGAGACACCg ATGACCCGTCGGGTCAGTGGCAGGCCTGTGAGGGTCTCGGTGGGATCAAACTTCAGATGAAGGATCCAGATAAAGCTGCCATGTACTATAAAGATGCCCTACGACTGCTGTGCAAATGCCAG GACGTGTCTGCTTCAGTGCAGGAGCATCTGGTCAGTGAACTGAGTGAAGCGTTACAGCAGAAGCTGCTCCTACAGCAG AGAGGACCACATCATGACCGCCGACAGCCCCG GATGATGGCTGTGAGGTCTGATGTCCAGCGGTGGAGGAGAGAGATGCAGAACGGAGGAAACGCACCAC ACGGGAAGCAGCACAGCCGAACCATCACCTCATCAGAGACACTCCTGCAGCAGGAGCAAGAACCAGCTCATCCTCACAGCACACTGCCAGAGGCCAACAG GAATCTGAATAACACGTATGATAAAGCAGAAGTGAATCAGCAGATCGTCCCATCAGAGTCTTCAGGATCACCAGCACACG GGGATGTGTCTGCTGTGAAGCCGAGGCAGATGAACGG CAGACACCCATTGGTCAGGAGCACGGTGGCTCCGCCCATCACTCACCCTGATAGCGATGAGGCCCCGCCCCTGATGAGGAGACTGAAGTCCAGATTCTGCACGGTCATGTGA
- the LOC132157895 gene encoding tetratricopeptide repeat protein 24 isoform X1: MASDRSPVRDAQEKKKKKAERSGTDRADVQETDAQQEIQRLTAAGHAALQSGHNNTALQSFRSALQAASKLGEKRLRRSCTFNLGAAYVEAGEPQKGLDVLSRSQPGERGEWIADLQFNLATAHEALGDRTQAARHYLQAAQLYRSQGDAGAEGHTCVRLAHCHLLREQWDEAVASFQRAAESYKLAGNTSAAALALRDAGKHMMQSGRSSSDDIISVLTDSLEMSVNISDQQTLGKLLSDVALSFSQMRLFSEASECFEQALPLVSSKPHRLAVVLQNLGAVYNSLGQYEQSLRFHREAAALHGSLGSRGAQGRCFSNLGFALMELGELEEAWESYLHAQQSFRDTDDPSGQWQACEGLGGIKLQMKDPDKAAMYYKDALRLLCKCQDVSASVQEHLVSELSEALQQKLLLQQRGPHHDRRQPRMMAVRSDVQRWRREMQNGGNAPPDGKQHSRTITSSETLLQQEQEPAHPHSTLPEANRNLNNTYDKAEVNQQIVPSESSGSPAHGDVSAVKPRQMNGRHPLVRSTVAPPITHPDSDEAPPLMRRLKSRFCTVM; encoded by the exons ATGGCCTCTGATAGGTCTCCAGTCAGAGATGCtcaagagaagaagaagaagaaagcggAGCGGAGCGGGACGGACAGAGCTGATGTGCAGGAGACAGACGCTCAGCAGGAGATCCAGAGACTGACCGCAGCTGGACATGCAGCTCTGCAGAGCGGACACAACAACACAGCGCTGCAGAGCTTCAGGAGCGCGTTACAGGCTGCCTCCAAG CTCGGAGAGAAGAGACTGCGGCGCAGCTGCACGTTTAATCTGGGCGCGGCGTACGTGGAGGCGGGCGAGCCTCAGAAGGGGCTGGATGTCCTGTCACGCTCACAGCCGGGCGAGAGAGGCGAGTGGATCGCAGACCTGCAGTTTAACCTGGCCACGGCCCACGAGGCTCTGGGGGACCGAACGCAGGCGGCGAGACACTATCTGCAGGCCGCACAGCTGTACAGATCACAGGGAGACGCCGGGGCCGAGGGACACACCTGCGTCAGACTCGCACACTGCCACCTGCTGAGAGAG CAGTGGGATGAGGCTGTAGCTAGTTTCCAGCGAGCCGCTGAGAGTTATAAACTAGCGGGAAACACATCTGCAGCTGCACTGGCACTGAGGGATGCTGGGAAACACATGATGCAGAGCGGCCGCAGCTCGAGCGATGACATCATCAGCGTGCTGACCGACAGCCTGGAGATGAGCGTGAACATAAGCGATCAGCAGACACTAG GGAAGCTGCTGAGTGATGTGGCTCTGAGTTTCTCTCAGATGAGGCTGTTCTCCGAGGCGTCCGAGTGTTTCGAGCAGGCGCTTCCTCTGGTCTCTTCCAAACCGCACAGACTGGCTGTGGTTCTGCAGAATCTGGGCGCCGTCTATAACAGTTTGGGTCAGTACGAGCAGTCCCTGAGGTTCCACCGAGAGGCAGCGGCGCTCCACG GCTCTCTGGGCAGTCGTGGAGCTCAGGGTCGCTGCTTCAGTAATCTGGGGTTTGCTCTGATGGAGCTGGGAGAGCTGGAGGAGGCGTGGGAGAGTTACCTACATGCTCAGCAGTCCTTCAGAGACACCg ATGACCCGTCGGGTCAGTGGCAGGCCTGTGAGGGTCTCGGTGGGATCAAACTTCAGATGAAGGATCCAGATAAAGCTGCCATGTACTATAAAGATGCCCTACGACTGCTGTGCAAATGCCAG GACGTGTCTGCTTCAGTGCAGGAGCATCTGGTCAGTGAACTGAGTGAAGCGTTACAGCAGAAGCTGCTCCTACAGCAG AGAGGACCACATCATGACCGCCGACAGCCCCG GATGATGGCTGTGAGGTCTGATGTCCAGCGGTGGAGGAGAGAGATGCAGAACGGAGGAAACGCACCAC CAGACGGGAAGCAGCACAGCCGAACCATCACCTCATCAGAGACACTCCTGCAGCAGGAGCAAGAACCAGCTCATCCTCACAGCACACTGCCAGAGGCCAACAG GAATCTGAATAACACGTATGATAAAGCAGAAGTGAATCAGCAGATCGTCCCATCAGAGTCTTCAGGATCACCAGCACACG GGGATGTGTCTGCTGTGAAGCCGAGGCAGATGAACGG CAGACACCCATTGGTCAGGAGCACGGTGGCTCCGCCCATCACTCACCCTGATAGCGATGAGGCCCCGCCCCTGATGAGGAGACTGAAGTCCAGATTCTGCACGGTCATGTGA
- the LOC132157895 gene encoding tetratricopeptide repeat protein 24 isoform X3: MASDRSPVRDAQEKKKKKAERSGTDRADVQETDAQQEIQRLTAAGHAALQSGHNNTALQSFRSALQAASKLGEKRLRRSCTFNLGAAYVEAGEPQKGLDVLSRSQPGERGEWIADLQFNLATAHEALGDRTQAARHYLQAAQLYRSQGDAGAEGHTCVRLAHCHLLREQWDEAVASFQRAAESYKLAGNTSAAALALRDAGKHMMQSGRSSSDDIISVLTDSLEMSVNISDQQTLGKLLSDVALSFSQMRLFSEASECFEQALPLVSSKPHRLAVVLQNLGAVYNSLGQYEQSLRFHREAAALHGSLGSRGAQGRCFSNLGFALMELGELEEAWESYLHAQQSFRDTDDPSGQWQACEGLGGIKLQMKDPDKAAMYYKDALRLLCKCQDVSASVQEHLVSELSEALQQKLLLQQRGPHHDRRQPRMMAVRSDVQRWRREMQNGGNAPPDGKQHSRTITSSETLLQQEQEPAHPHSTLPEANRNLNNTYDKAEVNQQIVPSESSGSPAHGDVSAVKPRQMNGHPLVRSTVAPPITHPDSDEAPPLMRRLKSRFCTVM; encoded by the exons ATGGCCTCTGATAGGTCTCCAGTCAGAGATGCtcaagagaagaagaagaagaaagcggAGCGGAGCGGGACGGACAGAGCTGATGTGCAGGAGACAGACGCTCAGCAGGAGATCCAGAGACTGACCGCAGCTGGACATGCAGCTCTGCAGAGCGGACACAACAACACAGCGCTGCAGAGCTTCAGGAGCGCGTTACAGGCTGCCTCCAAG CTCGGAGAGAAGAGACTGCGGCGCAGCTGCACGTTTAATCTGGGCGCGGCGTACGTGGAGGCGGGCGAGCCTCAGAAGGGGCTGGATGTCCTGTCACGCTCACAGCCGGGCGAGAGAGGCGAGTGGATCGCAGACCTGCAGTTTAACCTGGCCACGGCCCACGAGGCTCTGGGGGACCGAACGCAGGCGGCGAGACACTATCTGCAGGCCGCACAGCTGTACAGATCACAGGGAGACGCCGGGGCCGAGGGACACACCTGCGTCAGACTCGCACACTGCCACCTGCTGAGAGAG CAGTGGGATGAGGCTGTAGCTAGTTTCCAGCGAGCCGCTGAGAGTTATAAACTAGCGGGAAACACATCTGCAGCTGCACTGGCACTGAGGGATGCTGGGAAACACATGATGCAGAGCGGCCGCAGCTCGAGCGATGACATCATCAGCGTGCTGACCGACAGCCTGGAGATGAGCGTGAACATAAGCGATCAGCAGACACTAG GGAAGCTGCTGAGTGATGTGGCTCTGAGTTTCTCTCAGATGAGGCTGTTCTCCGAGGCGTCCGAGTGTTTCGAGCAGGCGCTTCCTCTGGTCTCTTCCAAACCGCACAGACTGGCTGTGGTTCTGCAGAATCTGGGCGCCGTCTATAACAGTTTGGGTCAGTACGAGCAGTCCCTGAGGTTCCACCGAGAGGCAGCGGCGCTCCACG GCTCTCTGGGCAGTCGTGGAGCTCAGGGTCGCTGCTTCAGTAATCTGGGGTTTGCTCTGATGGAGCTGGGAGAGCTGGAGGAGGCGTGGGAGAGTTACCTACATGCTCAGCAGTCCTTCAGAGACACCg ATGACCCGTCGGGTCAGTGGCAGGCCTGTGAGGGTCTCGGTGGGATCAAACTTCAGATGAAGGATCCAGATAAAGCTGCCATGTACTATAAAGATGCCCTACGACTGCTGTGCAAATGCCAG GACGTGTCTGCTTCAGTGCAGGAGCATCTGGTCAGTGAACTGAGTGAAGCGTTACAGCAGAAGCTGCTCCTACAGCAG AGAGGACCACATCATGACCGCCGACAGCCCCG GATGATGGCTGTGAGGTCTGATGTCCAGCGGTGGAGGAGAGAGATGCAGAACGGAGGAAACGCACCAC CAGACGGGAAGCAGCACAGCCGAACCATCACCTCATCAGAGACACTCCTGCAGCAGGAGCAAGAACCAGCTCATCCTCACAGCACACTGCCAGAGGCCAACAG GAATCTGAATAACACGTATGATAAAGCAGAAGTGAATCAGCAGATCGTCCCATCAGAGTCTTCAGGATCACCAGCACACG GGGATGTGTCTGCTGTGAAGCCGAGGCAGATGAACGG ACACCCATTGGTCAGGAGCACGGTGGCTCCGCCCATCACTCACCCTGATAGCGATGAGGCCCCGCCCCTGATGAGGAGACTGAAGTCCAGATTCTGCACGGTCATGTGA